A single genomic interval of Fibrobacter sp. UWEL harbors:
- a CDS encoding DegT/DnrJ/EryC1/StrS aminotransferase family protein, producing MIPFVNLVGQRDAYRQELEKVEKEVLDSGCFIGGPQVKNLEKELSDYTGRSAITCGSGTDALTIALMTLDLRPGDEVIVPDFTFIAPAESVAFLGGIPKFADIDLKTLQIDPASVQGLVSEKTRGIIAVDLFGQCAPFEKLREIAQKHSLWIIEDAAQAFGATRVVAGQIQKACTFGDISITSFYPTKPLGCYGDGGALFVSDYQLEEKIRMIANHGSPGHYDHQILGMNSRLDALQAGILRVKLSHLDAELKIREENARKYDRFFLDVWNNTRGSDLQVTPQALDSRNFSTYAQYTLLAQNREAFIALLKQADVPFCIHYPETLQNQPCFRGLQQAPSPNAKKATQMAISLPVCAFTDVDQIISRLVRA from the coding sequence ATGATTCCCTTCGTAAATCTTGTTGGACAACGAGATGCCTATAGGCAAGAACTCGAAAAAGTCGAGAAAGAAGTGCTGGATAGCGGCTGCTTCATCGGCGGTCCTCAGGTGAAAAATCTAGAAAAAGAGCTGTCGGACTACACCGGCCGGTCCGCAATTACCTGCGGAAGCGGTACCGACGCCCTGACTATCGCCCTTATGACCCTGGATTTACGCCCCGGTGACGAAGTCATTGTGCCGGACTTCACCTTCATCGCCCCGGCGGAAAGCGTGGCATTTCTAGGCGGAATCCCCAAATTTGCCGATATTGACCTAAAAACTCTGCAAATTGACCCCGCCAGCGTTCAAGGTCTTGTAAGTGAAAAGACCCGAGGGATCATTGCAGTAGACCTGTTCGGGCAGTGTGCCCCCTTCGAAAAACTGCGGGAAATTGCCCAAAAACACAGTCTCTGGATTATAGAGGATGCCGCCCAGGCATTTGGCGCCACCCGAGTGGTCGCTGGGCAAATCCAGAAGGCATGTACCTTCGGGGACATTTCCATTACCAGCTTCTACCCTACCAAACCCTTGGGCTGTTACGGGGATGGCGGAGCGCTCTTTGTAAGCGATTACCAACTAGAAGAAAAAATCCGGATGATCGCTAACCACGGCAGTCCCGGACATTACGACCACCAGATTCTAGGCATGAACAGCCGTCTGGACGCGTTGCAGGCAGGAATCCTCCGCGTCAAGCTCTCCCATCTGGATGCCGAACTGAAAATCCGTGAAGAAAACGCCCGAAAGTACGACCGTTTCTTCCTGGATGTATGGAATAATACTAGAGGATCGGACCTGCAGGTCACCCCTCAAGCTCTGGATTCTAGGAATTTCAGTACCTATGCCCAGTACACCTTGCTGGCCCAGAACCGCGAAGCCTTTATAGCCCTGTTGAAGCAGGCCGATGTGCCGTTCTGCATTCACTACCCGGAAACCCTTCAGAACCAGCCCTGTTTCAGGGGTTTACAGCAAGCCCCCTCCCCCAACGCAAAGAAGGCAACCCAGATGGCCATTAGCCTGCCGGTGTGCGCCTTTACGGATGTAGACCAGATTATCAGCCGTCTTGTCAGAGCCTAA